From a single Methylosinus sp. H3A genomic region:
- the cysQ gene encoding 3'(2'),5'-bisphosphate nucleotidase CysQ, with product MALRSDEDFDALAAAFADLTTRAGAIAMAVLASPAIDARAKKDASPVCEADEKIEAFLTPLLAELLPGVPIVAEEAAAAGADFARAETFLLVDPLDGTREFLARSGEFTINIGLIVAGAPHAGAVYAPALGQLWFAGARAFAADAEPGQPAPPREAWRPLRVRALPAEGPTALVSRSHLDAATKAFLETHRVAATHDVGSSIKFCRLAEGVADLYPRFGPTMEWDTAAGDAVLRAAGGGVVDPSGRPLVYGKADEAYRNGPFIAFGDAAAARLY from the coding sequence ATGGCTCTGCGGAGCGACGAGGATTTCGATGCGCTCGCGGCAGCCTTCGCCGATCTGACGACGCGCGCCGGCGCGATCGCCATGGCGGTTCTCGCCTCCCCTGCCATCGACGCGCGCGCGAAAAAAGATGCGAGCCCGGTCTGCGAGGCGGATGAGAAGATCGAAGCCTTTCTCACCCCGCTTCTCGCCGAGCTGCTGCCGGGCGTCCCCATCGTCGCGGAGGAGGCCGCCGCCGCGGGCGCCGATTTCGCCCGCGCCGAGACCTTCCTGCTCGTCGATCCGCTCGACGGCACGCGCGAGTTTCTGGCGCGCAGCGGCGAGTTCACCATCAATATCGGCCTCATCGTCGCGGGCGCGCCGCACGCCGGCGCGGTCTACGCTCCGGCTCTGGGGCAATTATGGTTCGCCGGCGCGCGCGCCTTCGCCGCCGATGCGGAGCCCGGCCAGCCGGCGCCGCCGCGCGAAGCCTGGCGCCCCTTGCGCGTACGTGCGCTTCCTGCCGAGGGGCCGACGGCGCTGGTCAGCCGCTCGCATCTCGACGCGGCGACGAAGGCCTTTCTGGAGACGCATCGCGTCGCCGCCACGCACGACGTCGGCTCCTCGATCAAATTCTGCCGTCTGGCGGAGGGCGTCGCCGATCTCTATCCGCGCTTCGGCCCGACGATGGAATGGGACACTGCGGCCGGCGACGCGGTGCTGCGCGCGGCGGGAGGCGGCGTCGTCGACCCTTCGGGCCGCCCGCTCGTCTATGGCAAGGCGGACGAGGCCTATCGCAACGGACCCTTCATCGCTTTCGGCGACGCCGCCGCCGCAAGACTTTATTAA
- a CDS encoding UDP-N-acetylglucosamine 1-carboxyvinyltransferase has product MAHLIVHGGRPLSGRIIPSANKNAVLPILCATLLTSRPLRIHGVPEITDVKKILELFRTLGSDVRMDFSTGLLELRHEDTRFDPSIHRLPAEMRSSIMLAPPLLARFGVARIEDDVKGCTLGAREIDPHIEVLKSFGATIERSEDSLVIRSDGPLRATRHWLDYASVTTTENFVLCAALATGQSKLNNAASEPHVQEFCAFMQTLGARISGIGTSQLTLDGVDSLSGGEFHLTEDFHEVATFLALGAITGGGVEVKNSAPDQFPLIDRTFAKFGVHVVHEDGWSKTKANGPLKVAEPFTRNVLQKVEAAPWPYLPVDLLPIFIALGVKAEGSVMFWNKVYDGALGWTGELSKFGAHVFLSDPHRLIAFGGKPLVPAQVESPYIIRVAIALLMLAASIEGRSVIHNATPIKRAHPRFVENLRMLGAEVEWTGGD; this is encoded by the coding sequence ATGGCTCATCTGATCGTGCATGGCGGACGCCCGCTCAGCGGCAGGATCATCCCTTCCGCGAATAAGAACGCCGTGCTGCCCATTCTCTGCGCCACGCTGCTGACCAGCCGCCCGTTGCGCATCCATGGCGTGCCGGAGATCACCGACGTCAAGAAGATCCTCGAATTGTTCCGCACGCTCGGCAGCGATGTGCGGATGGATTTTTCGACCGGCCTGCTCGAGCTGCGCCACGAGGACACGCGCTTCGATCCGTCCATCCATCGCCTGCCGGCGGAGATGCGCTCCTCCATCATGCTGGCGCCGCCGCTGCTCGCGCGCTTCGGCGTCGCCCGCATAGAGGACGACGTCAAGGGCTGCACGCTCGGCGCGCGCGAGATCGACCCGCATATCGAAGTGCTGAAATCCTTCGGCGCGACGATCGAGCGCAGCGAGGATTCGCTCGTCATCCGCTCCGACGGCCCGTTGCGCGCGACGCGGCATTGGCTCGATTACGCCTCCGTCACCACGACCGAGAATTTCGTGCTCTGCGCGGCGCTCGCCACCGGCCAATCCAAGCTCAACAACGCCGCCTCCGAGCCGCATGTGCAGGAGTTCTGCGCCTTCATGCAGACGCTCGGCGCGCGCATCTCCGGAATCGGCACATCGCAGCTCACGCTGGACGGCGTCGACTCCCTCTCCGGCGGCGAGTTTCATCTGACCGAGGATTTCCACGAGGTCGCGACTTTTCTCGCGCTCGGGGCGATCACCGGCGGCGGCGTCGAGGTGAAGAATTCCGCGCCCGATCAGTTTCCGCTGATCGATCGCACTTTCGCGAAATTCGGCGTGCATGTCGTGCATGAGGACGGCTGGTCCAAGACCAAGGCCAATGGCCCGCTGAAAGTCGCCGAGCCCTTCACCCGCAATGTGCTGCAGAAGGTGGAGGCGGCGCCCTGGCCTTATCTGCCAGTCGATCTCCTGCCCATCTTCATCGCGCTCGGCGTCAAGGCCGAGGGCAGCGTGATGTTCTGGAACAAGGTCTATGACGGCGCGCTGGGCTGGACGGGCGAGCTCTCCAAATTCGGCGCGCATGTATTTTTGTCGGACCCGCATCGGCTCATCGCCTTCGGCGGCAAGCCTCTGGTCCCGGCGCAGGTGGAGAGCCCCTATATCATCCGCGTCGCCATCGCTCTGCTGATGCTGGCGGCGAGCATAGAAGGGCGTTCGGTGATCCATAACGCCACGCCGATCAAGCGCGCGCATCCGCGCTTCGTCGAGAATCTGCGCATGCTCGGCGCGGAGGTGGAATGGACCGGCGGGGATTGA
- a CDS encoding TadE/TadG family type IV pilus assembly protein: protein MRDDAGQVAILFGLIGFAISTGVAGGVDLMRLYQARQKLSETALMACQFASRPSVVSVVSASGVAAYNTKVNAYISNSIGAQKLGFALTNTAPFSYSGSGASDVTLSTNVKTAFSKIWNVAQFRVSATSHCFDTIATIDQPPSSTASTTVVNETFSVTGCTGSSACGYLYAAPGTKVAVGSWGYTLSSATTVSSSTVGYTGSSGVK, encoded by the coding sequence ATGCGTGACGACGCCGGCCAAGTGGCGATCCTGTTCGGCCTCATCGGCTTCGCGATATCGACCGGCGTCGCGGGTGGCGTCGACCTCATGCGTCTCTATCAGGCGCGGCAGAAATTATCCGAGACAGCGCTCATGGCCTGTCAATTCGCCTCGCGGCCGAGCGTCGTCTCCGTGGTGAGCGCGAGCGGCGTCGCCGCCTACAACACCAAGGTGAACGCCTATATCTCCAATTCGATCGGCGCGCAGAAGCTCGGCTTCGCGCTGACCAACACCGCGCCCTTCTCCTATTCGGGAAGCGGCGCGTCGGACGTCACCTTGTCGACCAATGTGAAGACCGCTTTCTCGAAGATATGGAATGTCGCTCAATTCAGAGTCTCGGCGACGTCGCATTGCTTCGACACGATCGCCACGATCGATCAGCCGCCATCCAGCACCGCCTCGACGACCGTCGTCAATGAGACATTCTCTGTGACGGGCTGCACGGGGAGCAGCGCCTGCGGCTATCTCTACGCCGCGCCGGGAACCAAGGTCGCGGTCGGCTCTTGGGGCTATACGCTCTCCTCCGCCACGACAGTGTCCTCCTCGACGGTCGGCTATACGGGCTCGAGCGGCGTCAAATGA
- the panC gene encoding pantoate--beta-alanine ligase, whose amino-acid sequence MSAFPVPTVHTLAELRERVAQWRARGERVGFVPTMGALHAGHLSLVEEARRRARRVMVSVFVNPTQFSAGEDFERYPRTLAADVETLARVDADLCYAPAVEEIYPPGFATSVAVGGPAIADLEDHFRPTHFAGVALVVAKLLNQADCDVAVFGEKDYQQLLVIRRLARDLDLRAEIVGAPTLREDDGLAMSSRNIYLSKEERRIAPALHRALTDAARLIAEGEPIGHVMAQAREQIAAKGFVIDYLEARHAETLARVARRQDGPIRLLVAAKLGATRLIDNVAVETL is encoded by the coding sequence ATGAGCGCCTTCCCCGTTCCGACCGTCCACACGCTCGCCGAGCTGCGCGAGCGCGTCGCGCAATGGCGCGCGCGCGGCGAGCGCGTCGGCTTCGTCCCCACCATGGGCGCGCTGCACGCGGGCCATCTCTCGCTGGTCGAGGAGGCGCGGCGGCGCGCCCGCCGCGTGATGGTCTCGGTCTTCGTCAATCCCACGCAATTTTCCGCCGGCGAGGATTTCGAGCGCTATCCGCGCACGCTCGCCGCCGATGTCGAGACGCTCGCCCGCGTCGACGCCGATCTCTGCTATGCGCCCGCAGTGGAGGAAATCTATCCGCCGGGCTTCGCCACCTCCGTCGCCGTGGGCGGGCCGGCGATCGCCGATCTCGAGGATCATTTCCGGCCGACGCATTTTGCCGGCGTCGCGCTCGTCGTCGCCAAGCTCTTGAACCAGGCGGATTGCGACGTCGCCGTTTTCGGCGAGAAGGATTATCAGCAATTGCTGGTCATCCGCCGCCTCGCGCGCGATCTCGATTTGCGCGCGGAGATCGTCGGCGCGCCCACGCTGCGCGAGGACGACGGCCTCGCAATGTCCTCGCGCAACATCTATCTCTCGAAGGAGGAGCGCCGCATCGCCCCCGCACTGCACCGCGCATTGACGGACGCGGCGCGGCTCATCGCCGAGGGCGAGCCGATCGGCCATGTGATGGCGCAAGCGCGCGAGCAAATCGCGGCGAAAGGCTTCGTCATCGATTATCTCGAGGCGCGCCACGCCGAGACGCTGGCGCGCGTCGCTCGCCGCCAGGACGGGCCGATCCGCCTGCTGGTCGCAGCAAAGCTCGGCGCGACGCGGCTCATCGACAATGTCGCCGTCGAGACTCTGTGA
- a CDS encoding TadE/TadG family type IV pilus assembly protein — MRRRWCPDALRSFLGARGGATAVEFAFVATPFVFLVLWIAQISIFYITQTSLDAGVNGAADYLRSSFAKATPTYVDAAALKAKIVSSGGGLVKNNANLLVDLQPLWRLKSSAVAITDETTPDYGAAGDPLVLRAQAPAIVFAPGFGPLSNVRSSAIVRRKSK; from the coding sequence ATGAGACGGCGCTGGTGTCCCGACGCTCTGCGGAGCTTCCTCGGCGCGCGCGGGGGCGCGACGGCGGTGGAGTTCGCCTTTGTGGCGACGCCTTTCGTTTTTCTCGTGCTGTGGATCGCGCAGATCTCGATCTTCTATATCACCCAGACGTCGCTGGACGCAGGCGTCAACGGCGCCGCCGACTATCTGCGCTCGAGCTTCGCCAAGGCGACGCCGACCTATGTCGACGCCGCTGCATTGAAGGCCAAGATCGTCTCGTCCGGCGGTGGATTGGTCAAGAACAACGCCAATCTCCTCGTCGATCTGCAGCCCTTGTGGCGGCTCAAATCGAGCGCGGTGGCGATCACCGACGAGACGACGCCCGACTATGGCGCTGCCGGCGATCCGCTGGTCTTGCGCGCGCAGGCGCCGGCGATCGTCTTCGCGCCGGGATTCGGCCCGCTCTCCAATGTGCGCTCGAGCGCCATCGTCAGACGGAAGAGCAAATGA
- a CDS encoding DUF1134 domain-containing protein, producing the protein MRAAHPIQRQTLASRREMLALATAAALSPLAPARAAYGGPEQRLEPMSGDEVVRSGHRFFGAIARDLAQGVEQLARRWGRPNAYVLGQEGSGAFVGGLRYGEGVMYTRNAGQRRVYWQGPSLGFDAGANGDRTMMLIYNLPAVDAIYTRFGGVAGSAYLVGGLGFTELTADGVVIAPIRAGLGARLGLNLGYLKFTPEATWNPF; encoded by the coding sequence ATGCGCGCCGCTCATCCGATCCAGAGGCAGACACTCGCGTCCCGCAGAGAGATGCTCGCTCTCGCCACGGCGGCCGCGCTGTCGCCGCTCGCGCCGGCGCGCGCCGCCTATGGCGGGCCGGAGCAAAGACTAGAGCCGATGTCCGGCGACGAAGTGGTGCGCAGCGGCCATCGCTTCTTCGGAGCCATCGCGCGCGATCTCGCGCAGGGCGTCGAGCAATTGGCGCGCCGCTGGGGCCGGCCCAACGCCTATGTGCTCGGCCAGGAGGGCTCGGGCGCCTTTGTCGGCGGCCTGCGCTATGGCGAAGGGGTCATGTATACGCGCAACGCCGGCCAGCGGCGCGTCTATTGGCAGGGGCCCTCGCTCGGCTTCGACGCCGGCGCCAATGGCGACCGCACCATGATGCTCATCTATAATCTGCCCGCGGTCGACGCCATCTACACGCGCTTCGGCGGCGTCGCCGGCTCGGCCTATCTCGTCGGCGGATTGGGCTTCACCGAGCTGACGGCGGACGGCGTCGTCATCGCGCCGATCCGCGCCGGTCTCGGCGCGCGATTGGGCCTCAATCTCGGCTATCTGAAATTCACGCCCGAAGCGACGTGGAACCCCTTCTGA
- a CDS encoding nucleoside deaminase, giving the protein MTDPLTAAFDAAREAFAANEVPVGAAIARNGSVIAVAGNRTLRDKDPTAHAEMLAIRAACSMLGTERLTDCDLYVTLEPCAMCAAAISFARIRRLYFAADDPKGGGVEHGARFFSLKTCHHAPDVYGGLRESEAAELLRAFFQARR; this is encoded by the coding sequence ATGACCGATCCCCTCACCGCCGCCTTCGACGCCGCGCGCGAGGCCTTCGCCGCGAATGAAGTCCCCGTCGGCGCCGCCATCGCGCGCAATGGCTCCGTCATCGCCGTCGCGGGCAACCGCACGCTGCGCGACAAAGACCCCACGGCGCACGCGGAAATGCTCGCCATTCGCGCCGCCTGCTCGATGCTCGGGACGGAGCGGCTCACCGATTGCGATCTCTATGTCACGCTCGAGCCCTGCGCCATGTGCGCGGCGGCGATCTCCTTCGCGCGCATCCGCCGGCTCTATTTCGCCGCCGATGATCCCAAGGGCGGCGGCGTTGAGCATGGCGCGCGCTTCTTCTCGCTGAAGACCTGCCATCATGCGCCGGATGTCTATGGCGGCCTGCGCGAGAGCGAGGCGGCGGAATTGCTGCGCGCCTTTTTTCAGGCGCGGCGCTGA
- a CDS encoding TadE family protein encodes MSGRGARRLDRRGSAAVEFALLTPVIILMIAGVAEFGRIYVVFSAVNKIAAQYAISWADCSDSPAGTCSTEMSLYTPSYALGNIAPQIKASGLTLQMFQVTMGATSPTVVYAYPTGSSLSTAQTNLIKATFSNGQSAVLVTATYAHSLAFFPKSTTALLGGLLTPSYSAVQLKS; translated from the coding sequence ATGAGCGGGCGAGGCGCGCGACGTCTGGATCGGCGCGGCTCGGCGGCGGTCGAATTCGCGCTGCTGACGCCAGTGATCATTCTGATGATCGCCGGCGTCGCGGAATTCGGCCGGATCTATGTCGTCTTCAGCGCAGTCAATAAAATCGCCGCGCAATATGCGATTTCCTGGGCCGATTGCTCGGATTCGCCGGCCGGAACATGCTCGACGGAAATGTCGCTCTATACGCCGTCCTATGCGCTCGGCAATATCGCGCCGCAGATCAAGGCGTCCGGCCTCACGCTGCAGATGTTTCAGGTCACCATGGGCGCGACGTCGCCGACGGTGGTCTACGCCTATCCGACCGGCTCCAGCCTCTCGACCGCGCAGACCAATCTCATCAAGGCGACCTTCTCCAACGGGCAGTCGGCCGTGCTGGTGACGGCGACCTACGCGCATTCGCTGGCGTTTTTCCCCAAATCCACGACCGCGCTGCTCGGCGGCCTGCTGACGCCGAGCTATAGCGCCGTGCAACTGAAGTCGTGA
- a CDS encoding gamma-glutamylcyclotransferase family protein has translation MPLYFAYGANLDVSAMAARCPKSRPLGLGRLARYRFAIQETGFATVVPDARAQVHGLLYDLAMADVPALDRYEEVGRGLYRKVVQPVLRAPVGSARALVYLGTAAREGAPAPGYVENIVASAQALGLPAAYIAFLESLAPSAQQRMSRR, from the coding sequence ATGCCGCTCTATTTCGCCTATGGCGCCAATTTGGACGTCTCCGCAATGGCCGCGCGCTGCCCCAAATCGCGGCCGCTCGGCCTCGGCCGGCTCGCACGCTATCGCTTCGCCATTCAGGAGACCGGCTTCGCCACCGTCGTCCCGGATGCGCGCGCGCAGGTCCATGGCCTGCTCTACGACCTCGCCATGGCGGATGTTCCGGCGCTCGACCGTTACGAGGAGGTCGGCCGCGGGCTCTACCGCAAGGTGGTGCAGCCGGTGCTGCGCGCGCCCGTGGGCTCGGCGCGGGCGCTCGTCTATCTCGGGACGGCGGCGCGCGAGGGCGCCCCGGCGCCTGGCTATGTCGAGAACATCGTCGCCTCGGCGCAGGCGCTCGGCCTGCCTGCCGCCTATATCGCCTTTCTGGAGAGCCTCGCGCCCTCCGCGCAGCAGAGGATGAGCCGAAGATGA
- a CDS encoding type II toxin-antitoxin system RelE/ParE family toxin, which translates to MRVFKIRWFARFARSERIDDESLNEVIFRAARGLVDADLGGGLIKQRVARRGRGRSGGYRMIIAFRVEERAVFLYGFAKSERENIEPDELEDLRLVARGWLDATTERIEAALEDGAIQEVRHDEESHA; encoded by the coding sequence GTGCGCGTCTTCAAAATCAGATGGTTTGCGAGGTTCGCGCGTAGCGAGCGGATCGACGACGAGAGCTTGAACGAGGTGATCTTCCGCGCCGCGCGCGGCCTCGTCGACGCCGATTTGGGCGGCGGCCTCATCAAGCAGCGCGTCGCCAGACGGGGCCGAGGACGTTCTGGCGGCTATCGCATGATCATCGCATTTCGCGTCGAGGAACGCGCTGTTTTTCTTTACGGCTTCGCCAAGAGCGAAAGGGAAAATATCGAGCCGGACGAATTGGAGGATTTGCGCCTCGTGGCGCGCGGATGGCTCGACGCGACAACGGAACGCATCGAGGCGGCTCTCGAAGACGGAGCAATTCAGGAGGTGCGACATGACGAAGAAAGCCACGCCTAG
- a CDS encoding DNA-binding transcriptional regulator: protein MTKKATPSESTSRLRDAILETAGDMRRLEIMDEASHAKITLRQLEKDRAPAPITGEEIRDLREKARMSQAVFARYLNLTVGYVSQLERGAKRPSGPALVLLDLIRRKGIEAIF from the coding sequence ATGACGAAGAAAGCCACGCCTAGCGAGTCTACGAGCCGTTTGCGCGACGCCATTCTCGAAACGGCGGGAGACATGCGCCGCCTCGAGATCATGGACGAGGCGAGTCATGCGAAGATCACATTGCGTCAGCTGGAAAAGGACCGCGCGCCCGCGCCGATCACGGGCGAGGAAATCCGCGATCTTCGCGAGAAGGCGCGGATGAGCCAAGCGGTCTTCGCTCGCTATCTCAACCTTACGGTCGGCTATGTCTCGCAGCTCGAGCGCGGCGCAAAGCGGCCGAGCGGCCCCGCTCTCGTTTTGCTCGACCTCATCCGCCGCAAGGGCATAGAAGCGATCTTCTAG
- a CDS encoding acylphosphatase: MSEERLVFRIIVRGRVQGVGFRAFVARAAATLALAGWARNCDDGAVEIVAAGPRDALDALVEAARRGPAFARVDDLRREEASEAALVERRGDVEF; the protein is encoded by the coding sequence ATGAGCGAAGAACGCCTCGTTTTCCGCATCATCGTGCGCGGACGCGTGCAAGGCGTCGGCTTTCGCGCTTTTGTCGCGCGGGCGGCGGCGACCCTCGCGCTCGCCGGCTGGGCGCGCAATTGCGACGATGGCGCGGTGGAGATCGTCGCCGCCGGCCCTCGCGACGCGCTCGATGCGCTGGTCGAAGCGGCGCGGCGCGGGCCCGCCTTCGCGCGCGTCGACGATCTTCGCCGCGAGGAGGCGAGCGAGGCCGCGCTCGTCGAGCGGCGCGGCGATGTGGAGTTCTGA
- a CDS encoding pseudouridine synthase encodes MTDKKPERPARRKDGGDQPPRRRVPVKPAPDDSAASAFEGERIAKVMARAGACSRRDAEIWVAEGRVSVNGRVLDSPAFNVQEGDRIEVDGQPLAEREPTRLFLFHKPAGLVTSAKDPEGRETVFGFLEERFPDLPRLVSVGRLDINTEGLLLLTNDGGLARTLELPATGWTRRYRVRAHGDIDQARLDELRKGVTVDDVDYAPIDAKLDRVQGANVWISMTLREGKNREIKRVLEHLGLDVNRLIRISFGPFQLGELAEGVVEEVRLKTLREQLGKGLAELAGVDFSSPRRETDEPPHVAAEEARQRAKTRSRKHVDTLRAEREETRGKGPRSRIERAATSDRKGRAVPVEKIVPVRRAAEEPAATRNARRFRAERTEGEAGFAGERRPPPRAESGEAPARRRFAGERAPRRDDDARPFAGDRERRPKRFDAGEGRPTERRARAPEGGVEQGRSERTSRPPRRDGEGRPPRRDGAAARAPSGERKERFDRGERRGASFGASEGPRRERAPRREGEGRPPRRDGADSRPRAGAGKERFDRGERREASFGAAPRREGEGRPPRREGADSRPRTGAGKERFDRGERREASFGDGSRRERAPRREGEGRPPRREGADSRPRTGAGKERFDRGERREASFGDGPRRERAPRREGEGRPPRREGADSRPRAGDGKKRFDRGGASFGAGDGPRRERAPRREGEGRPPRRDGADSRPPRKDGDARPPRRGAKTGEAPRRGPPRGGDKPRGAAGKGPRKPGGGAPRKPR; translated from the coding sequence ATGACCGACAAAAAGCCAGAAAGACCCGCCCGCCGTAAGGACGGCGGCGACCAGCCGCCGCGTCGCCGTGTTCCGGTGAAGCCCGCGCCCGACGATTCGGCCGCCAGCGCCTTCGAGGGCGAGCGTATCGCCAAGGTCATGGCGCGCGCCGGCGCCTGCTCGCGCCGCGACGCCGAGATTTGGGTCGCGGAAGGGCGCGTCTCCGTCAATGGACGCGTGCTGGACAGCCCCGCCTTCAATGTGCAGGAGGGCGACCGCATAGAGGTGGACGGCCAGCCGCTCGCCGAGCGCGAGCCGACGCGGCTGTTTTTGTTCCACAAGCCCGCCGGACTCGTCACCAGCGCCAAGGATCCGGAGGGACGCGAGACCGTCTTCGGCTTCCTCGAGGAGCGCTTTCCCGATCTGCCGCGCTTGGTGAGCGTCGGGCGGCTCGACATCAATACCGAAGGCCTGCTGCTGCTGACCAATGACGGCGGCCTCGCGCGCACGCTCGAGCTTCCGGCGACGGGCTGGACGAGGCGCTACCGCGTGCGCGCCCATGGCGATATCGACCAGGCGCGGCTCGACGAGCTGAGGAAGGGCGTCACCGTCGACGATGTCGATTATGCGCCGATCGACGCCAAGCTCGACCGCGTGCAGGGGGCCAATGTCTGGATCTCCATGACGCTGCGCGAAGGCAAGAACCGCGAGATCAAGCGCGTGCTCGAGCATTTGGGGCTCGACGTCAATCGGCTGATCCGCATCTCCTTCGGCCCCTTCCAGCTCGGCGAGCTCGCGGAGGGCGTCGTCGAGGAGGTGCGGCTGAAGACGTTGCGCGAGCAGCTCGGCAAGGGATTGGCCGAGCTCGCCGGCGTGGATTTCTCCTCGCCGCGGCGCGAGACCGACGAGCCGCCGCATGTGGCGGCCGAAGAAGCGCGCCAGCGCGCCAAGACGCGCTCGCGCAAACATGTCGACACGCTGCGCGCCGAGCGCGAGGAGACCCGCGGCAAGGGCCCGCGGTCGCGCATAGAGCGCGCGGCGACCAGCGACCGCAAGGGCCGCGCCGTGCCGGTGGAGAAGATCGTGCCCGTGCGCCGCGCCGCCGAGGAGCCGGCGGCGACGCGCAACGCCCGCCGTTTCCGAGCCGAGCGGACCGAGGGCGAGGCGGGCTTTGCGGGCGAGCGCCGTCCGCCGCCGCGCGCCGAGAGCGGGGAGGCGCCGGCCCGGCGTCGCTTCGCCGGAGAGCGCGCCCCGCGACGAGACGATGACGCGCGGCCCTTCGCGGGTGATCGCGAGAGACGGCCGAAGCGTTTCGACGCGGGCGAGGGCCGGCCGACCGAACGGCGCGCTCGCGCGCCGGAAGGCGGGGTGGAACAAGGCCGCTCGGAGAGAACATCGCGTCCGCCGCGTCGGGACGGGGAGGGGCGTCCTCCGCGTCGCGATGGGGCGGCGGCGCGCGCGCCATCCGGCGAGCGTAAGGAGCGTTTCGATCGCGGCGAGCGTCGCGGGGCGAGCTTCGGCGCCAGCGAAGGGCCGCGCCGCGAGCGCGCGCCGCGCCGGGAGGGCGAAGGTCGCCCGCCGCGCCGCGATGGAGCGGATTCGCGTCCGCGCGCCGGCGCGGGCAAGGAGCGTTTCGATCGCGGCGAGCGTCGTGAGGCGAGCTTTGGCGCTGCTCCGCGTCGTGAGGGAGAAGGGCGTCCTCCGCGTCGCGAGGGCGCGGACTCGCGTCCGCGGACCGGCGCGGGCAAGGAGCGTTTCGATCGCGGCGAACGTCGTGAGGCGAGCTTTGGCGACGGGTCGCGCCGCGAGCGGGCTCCGCGCCGCGAAGGCGAAGGGCGTCCTCCGCGTCGCGAGGGTGCGGATTCGCGTCCGCGGACCGGCGCGGGCAAGGAGCGTTTCGATCGCGGCGAACGTCGTGAGGCGAGCTTTGGCGACGGGCCGCGCCGCGAGCGTGCGCCGCGTCGTGAGGGCGAAGGTCGCCCGCCGCGCCGCGAAGGAGCGGATTCGCGTCCGCGCGCCGGCGATGGGAAGAAGCGTTTCGATCGCGGTGGAGCGAGCTTCGGCGCCGGCGACGGGCCGCGCCGCGAGCGGGCTCCGCGCCGTGAGGGCGAGGGGCGTCCGCCGCGTCGCGACGGGGCGGACTCGCGTCCGCCGCGCAAGGATGGGGACGCCCGCCCGCCGCGTCGCGGGGCCAAGACCGGCGAAGCGCCGCGCCGCGGACCGCCTCGCGGAGGCGACAAACCGCGCGGCGCCGCCGGCAAGGGGCCGCGCAAGCCGGGCGGCGGCGCGCCGCGCAAGCCGCGTTGA
- the rsmD gene encoding 16S rRNA (guanine(966)-N(2))-methyltransferase RsmD translates to MRIVAGAFRGRALKAPQSQAIRPTSDRLRESIFDILAHAYDDPVPGARVVDLFAGTGALGLEALSRGAERILFVDEGAEARALLRANVEALGAGGVTRVFRRDATKLGLAPPGELFTLAFLDPPYGRDLASRALRALIDGGWLAEGAMVVVEEAAEAPLSLPEGVVEEERRRYGDTQIVFARRS, encoded by the coding sequence ATGCGTATCGTCGCCGGCGCCTTTCGCGGCCGCGCGCTGAAGGCGCCGCAATCGCAGGCGATCCGTCCCACTTCGGATCGCCTGCGCGAATCCATCTTCGATATTCTCGCCCATGCCTATGACGATCCGGTTCCGGGGGCGCGCGTCGTCGATCTCTTCGCCGGCACGGGCGCGCTCGGCCTCGAGGCCCTTTCGCGCGGCGCCGAGCGCATCCTCTTCGTCGACGAAGGCGCGGAGGCGCGCGCGCTGTTGCGCGCCAATGTCGAGGCGCTGGGCGCGGGCGGCGTGACGCGCGTCTTCCGCCGCGACGCGACCAAGCTCGGCCTTGCGCCGCCCGGCGAATTGTTCACGCTCGCTTTTCTCGATCCGCCCTATGGGCGCGATCTCGCCTCGCGCGCGCTGCGGGCTCTGATCGACGGCGGCTGGCTCGCCGAGGGCGCGATGGTCGTCGTCGAAGAAGCGGCGGAGGCGCCGCTCTCCCTGCCGGAGGGCGTCGTCGAAGAAGAGCGCCGCCGCTATGGCGACACGCAGATCGTTTTCGCGCGGCGTTCATAA